From Gemmatimonadaceae bacterium, the proteins below share one genomic window:
- a CDS encoding GNAT family N-acetyltransferase — MSAGFTVRDATAADSAAVLALNNAAVPHVNALTPDEFTWIVERAGHYRVAEDSEGVAGFVLCIPSGLEYWSANYKWFAERYDSFLYLDRVVVAPRLRRAGVGRAMYEDLHKAIARQWPRVALEVNLRPPNPVSIDFHQAMRYAAVGVREYDDGDKAVQMFVREF; from the coding sequence GTGAGCGCGGGCTTCACCGTGCGCGATGCGACCGCCGCCGATTCGGCGGCGGTTCTCGCGCTCAATAACGCGGCGGTGCCCCACGTGAACGCGCTCACGCCGGACGAGTTCACGTGGATCGTCGAGCGCGCGGGGCACTACCGCGTTGCGGAGGACTCCGAGGGCGTGGCGGGGTTTGTGCTCTGCATCCCCTCGGGCCTCGAGTACTGGAGCGCGAACTACAAGTGGTTCGCAGAGCGCTATGACAGTTTCCTGTATCTCGACCGCGTGGTGGTGGCGCCGCGGCTGCGCCGTGCTGGCGTGGGGCGCGCGATGTACGAGGACCTGCACAAGGCCATCGCCCGGCAGTGGCCACGGGTGGCGCTGGAAGTGAACCTACGGCCGCCGAACCCGGTCTCGATCGATTTTCACCAAGCGATGCGTTACGCAGCGGTTGGTGTGCGCGAGTATGACGACGGCGACAAGGCCGTGCAGATGTTCGTTCGCGAGTTCTGA
- a CDS encoding glycosyl hydrolase, producing the protein MRGAPAVINIAVCGSGPHLSEVVLVAVRASWSRLAVVVGTAFVLLPSLAPAQQVDTSAYRALRWRELGPARGGRSVAVSGSAARPLEYWMGTTGGGVWKTIDGGMNWQPTTDDAFGGTIGAVAVAPSNPDIVYVGGGETHIRGNTSHGDGLWKTTDGGKTWTLMGLRETRHIARIRVHPTNADIAYVGALGHAFGPNPERGVFKTTDGGKTWNRILFRNDSTGISDLVMDPNDPNTLYAAFWHAYRQPWSLNSGGPGGGIFKTTDGGATWQEITANRGLPKGVWGKVGLAVSGANSRRVWAIIENDSGGVYRSDDAGASWEWINRDRSLRQRAWYYSKIFADPKDTNVVYGLNVGFFKSTDGGRTFRTQLRPPHGDNHDMWIAPDNPMRMVEANDGGANVSNNGGESWTDQEFATAQMYHVSVSNHFPYWVCGAQQDNSTLCGPSRKEGTIARADWQDAGGGESGYVTPHPTNPDIVFAGSYSGYLTRKDMRTGLERNINAWPMNPMGHSSEDITHKFQWTFPIVVSTHDPKVLYVGGSQLFRSRNEGQSFEIISPRLARNDPRTLGASGGPITKDQTGVETYGTIFTFAESPRNAQVLWAGSDDGLIHISRNGGGAWTNVTPRGIGDFTRVSMIEASRYNEGTAYVAANRFQLDDFAPSLWKTTDYGATWTKIVTGIAPEHFTRTIREDDVRRGLLYAGTERGVYVSFDDGGHWQPLQLNLPPVPVHDLVVKEGDLVAGTHGRSFWILDDLSALRQYSADVARKPAHLYTPRDAYRIQWGGGGFGGGGGGGNAAASRPGQNPPSGVTVYYSVASASQPVKLEFIAPDGTVIDTYENDGRPPQRGQGAGQGGGQGGGGGGFGGGGAAARPGNAVGLNAFTWDMRYPDAVTFPGMILWAGGTRGPIAPAGTYSVRLTVGSTAPQTAPFKLLNDPRTDATAADLVAQFEFLIKIRDKTSEANNAVRTIRNVRAQIEARMEELPRIRRAATQLLTQLAAVEQEIYQVKNQSNQDPLNFPIKLNNKIASLSGVVSSGPYAPTAQSVEVFDVLVELLKVQTDQLDKLLKEDLARLNRQIRAGGKEPIVPSTDLPTPPRGPVADDDDMTEMPAA; encoded by the coding sequence TTGCGCGGCGCCCCCGCCGTCATCAACATCGCGGTCTGCGGTTCAGGTCCCCACCTATCGGAGGTCGTGCTCGTGGCTGTGCGTGCGTCGTGGTCTCGTCTCGCCGTCGTGGTTGGAACGGCTTTCGTCCTGCTGCCGAGCCTCGCGCCGGCACAGCAAGTGGATACGTCAGCCTACCGTGCCCTGCGATGGCGCGAACTGGGGCCTGCGCGTGGCGGCCGCTCCGTGGCGGTGTCCGGTTCCGCGGCGCGGCCGCTCGAGTACTGGATGGGCACCACCGGTGGCGGTGTCTGGAAGACCATCGACGGCGGCATGAACTGGCAGCCGACCACGGACGATGCCTTCGGCGGCACGATAGGCGCCGTGGCTGTCGCGCCGTCGAACCCGGACATCGTCTATGTCGGCGGCGGCGAGACCCACATCCGCGGCAACACCTCGCACGGCGATGGGCTGTGGAAGACCACCGACGGCGGCAAGACCTGGACGCTGATGGGACTGCGCGAGACGCGACATATCGCGCGGATCCGGGTGCATCCCACCAACGCCGACATCGCGTACGTCGGTGCGCTCGGGCACGCCTTCGGTCCGAACCCCGAACGCGGCGTGTTCAAGACCACCGACGGCGGCAAGACCTGGAATCGGATCCTGTTCCGGAACGACTCCACGGGCATCTCGGATCTGGTGATGGATCCGAACGATCCGAACACGCTGTACGCGGCGTTCTGGCACGCGTATCGCCAGCCGTGGTCGCTGAACTCCGGCGGCCCGGGTGGGGGCATCTTCAAGACCACCGACGGTGGCGCCACCTGGCAGGAGATCACGGCCAACCGCGGGCTGCCTAAGGGCGTGTGGGGCAAGGTGGGCCTGGCCGTCTCGGGTGCGAACTCGCGCCGCGTGTGGGCCATCATCGAGAATGATTCCGGCGGTGTGTATCGCTCGGACGACGCCGGTGCGAGCTGGGAGTGGATCAACCGCGACCGCTCGCTGCGCCAGCGCGCCTGGTACTACTCCAAGATCTTCGCCGATCCCAAGGACACGAACGTCGTGTACGGCCTCAACGTCGGCTTCTTCAAGAGCACCGATGGCGGCCGCACGTTCCGCACGCAGCTGCGGCCACCGCACGGCGACAACCACGACATGTGGATTGCGCCGGACAATCCGATGCGGATGGTGGAGGCCAACGACGGCGGCGCCAACGTGAGCAACAATGGCGGTGAGTCCTGGACCGATCAGGAGTTCGCCACGGCGCAGATGTACCACGTCTCCGTGAGCAACCACTTCCCGTACTGGGTCTGCGGTGCGCAGCAGGACAATTCCACGCTCTGCGGGCCCAGCCGGAAGGAAGGCACGATCGCGCGCGCCGACTGGCAGGACGCGGGTGGCGGCGAGTCCGGCTACGTGACGCCGCATCCCACCAACCCGGACATCGTGTTCGCGGGCAGCTACTCGGGCTATCTGACGCGCAAGGACATGCGCACGGGCCTCGAGCGCAACATCAACGCCTGGCCGATGAATCCGATGGGACATTCATCGGAAGACATCACGCACAAGTTCCAGTGGACCTTCCCCATCGTCGTGTCGACGCACGACCCGAAAGTGTTGTATGTGGGCGGCAGCCAGCTCTTCCGCAGTCGCAACGAGGGCCAGAGCTTCGAGATCATCTCGCCGCGGCTGGCGCGGAACGACCCGCGCACACTCGGCGCCTCCGGCGGTCCGATCACCAAGGACCAGACGGGCGTGGAGACCTACGGGACGATCTTCACCTTCGCCGAGTCGCCGCGGAACGCGCAGGTGCTGTGGGCGGGCAGCGATGACGGCCTCATCCATATTTCGCGCAATGGCGGTGGCGCGTGGACCAACGTGACCCCGCGCGGCATCGGTGATTTCACGCGCGTGAGCATGATCGAGGCTTCGCGATACAACGAGGGCACGGCGTATGTCGCGGCCAATCGCTTCCAACTCGACGATTTCGCGCCCTCGCTGTGGAAGACCACGGATTACGGCGCGACGTGGACGAAGATCGTGACCGGCATCGCGCCGGAGCATTTCACGCGCACGATCCGCGAGGACGATGTGCGCCGTGGGCTGCTCTACGCCGGCACGGAGCGTGGTGTGTACGTGAGCTTCGATGACGGCGGCCACTGGCAGCCGCTGCAGCTCAACCTGCCGCCGGTTCCGGTGCACGACCTGGTGGTGAAGGAAGGCGACCTCGTCGCCGGCACGCACGGGCGCTCCTTCTGGATCCTCGACGACCTCTCCGCCCTTCGGCAATACTCGGCAGACGTCGCGCGGAAGCCCGCGCATCTCTACACGCCGCGCGATGCGTATCGCATCCAGTGGGGTGGCGGCGGATTCGGCGGAGGTGGCGGTGGTGGTAATGCGGCGGCGAGTCGCCCGGGTCAGAACCCGCCGAGTGGCGTCACGGTCTACTACAGCGTGGCCAGCGCCAGTCAGCCGGTGAAGCTTGAGTTCATCGCGCCGGATGGCACGGTGATCGACACCTACGAGAATGACGGCCGTCCGCCGCAGCGGGGTCAGGGTGCGGGACAGGGCGGCGGGCAGGGTGGAGGCGGTGGTGGCTTCGGCGGCGGCGGTGCTGCGGCGCGCCCGGGCAACGCGGTCGGTCTCAACGCCTTCACCTGGGACATGCGCTATCCCGACGCGGTGACCTTCCCGGGCATGATCCTCTGGGCGGGCGGCACGCGCGGCCCGATCGCACCGGCCGGCACCTACAGCGTGCGCCTGACCGTGGGCAGCACCGCCCCGCAGACGGCGCCGTTCAAGCTGCTCAACGATCCTCGGACGGACGCGACGGCCGCGGACCTAGTCGCCCAGTTTGAGTTCCTGATCAAGATCCGCGACAAGACCAGCGAGGCGAACAACGCGGTGCGCACGATCCGCAACGTGCGTGCGCAGATCGAGGCACGGATGGAGGAGCTGCCGCGCATCCGGCGCGCCGCGACGCAGCTGCTCACGCAACTGGCCGCGGTCGAGCAGGAGATCTATCAGGTCAAGAACCAGTCGAACCAGGACCCGCTCAACTTCCCCATCAAGCTCAACAACAAGATTGCGTCGCTCAGTGGCGTGGTCTCGTCGGGACCGTATGCGCCGACCGCGCAGTCGGTGGAAGTGTTCGATGTCCTGGTGGAGCTGCTCAAGGTGCAGACCGACCAGCTCGACAAGCTGCTCAAGGAAGATCTTGCGCGGCTCAACCGGCAGATCCGCGCCGGCGGCAAGGAGCCGATCGTGCCAAGCACGGACCTGCCGACTCCGCCACGCGGTCCCGTGGCGGACGATGACGACATGACGGAGATGCCTGCGGCGTGA
- a CDS encoding sigma-70 family RNA polymerase sigma factor has translation MSSVDTAERLFVTYHAMLVRYLTRRLGDRDWAEEVAQETFVRALRQESIVNERAWVFTVANNLVRDGARRDARHRRQLELMAAEARVEQDAEEASAEQTVEQAERLALARRALGSLAERDRQALLLKEEGLDYGEIAAVLEIEKSSVGTTLSRARRRLAEAYEALVAGPGGGRHVAS, from the coding sequence GTGAGCTCGGTGGACACGGCCGAACGTCTCTTCGTCACCTACCACGCGATGCTGGTGCGGTACCTCACGCGCCGGCTCGGGGACCGCGATTGGGCGGAAGAGGTGGCGCAGGAGACGTTCGTCCGTGCCCTCCGACAGGAGTCGATCGTGAACGAGCGCGCCTGGGTGTTCACGGTGGCCAACAATCTCGTGCGCGATGGTGCGCGTCGGGATGCGCGGCACCGGCGACAGCTGGAGCTGATGGCTGCCGAGGCACGCGTCGAGCAGGACGCCGAAGAGGCGTCGGCGGAGCAGACCGTGGAGCAAGCCGAGCGCTTGGCGCTGGCGCGTCGCGCGCTGGGGTCGCTGGCCGAACGGGACCGGCAGGCGCTGCTGCTCAAGGAAGAGGGATTGGACTACGGCGAGATTGCCGCAGTCTTGGAGATCGAGAAGAGCTCGGTGGGCACGACGTTGTCACGTGCGCGCCGGAGACTGGCAGAGGCATACGAGGCCCTGGTAGCGGGCCCTGGGGGAGGTCGGCATGTCGCGTCCTGA
- a CDS encoding VWA domain-containing protein: protein MSSLVRWTLGALLVLFARPVDAQRDRPVECERIQCVMAPCPQPPCGRPVLDGRVVRTSREVKVRLEGRVLRYEVTERWTNRGHRIGEADYVLPLPRGAAFEDLALEIDGEMVRGETHGAGEARRIYEEIVRRQRDPALVEWMDMGVLRTRIFPIQPGETRTVVVRFRAVAEREGNALRVDVPAPRGDGAEGRGTTLVMEVPDAAEFGEIWSPTHAATTGRLAMRRTVRVEDAVGTVTLLVPVRSSAGASINVLAHAPARHDGYVLITLSPPTTRRAATPRDVTFVLDVSGSMSGEKLAQAKAAGRQLLNSLGRADRFRLVAFSGDVQEYADGWTAATREARRDAEDWLDGLSAGGGTNIQGALQRALETNVPNGRLGLVLFLTDGAPTVGERRAERLASQAAERRDGQRVFTFGLGADVNAALLERLALDGAGTAHFVRPDEDVERVVGVVAQRLTDPVATDLRIRADGVTLHAVQPAGTIDLFAGQELTILARYRGDASRARVHITGRTSQGPVSWTTTASFPARRSADAFVGRLWATQRVGWLSAERRRGGATSELDAEIRSLGERWGIPTELTSYLVLEPGMVAQAPGRRDAVQPVLRAAPSVAGASTANGSAGSGASLATRAAAPASQPAATEFERAKAAAEMRSARSEAAADMALADAGLRRAGQRLFALRDSIWVDSREAAANARRVSVQPYSAAYFALMERIPELRAVFALGDRLEVHATGITLLLESSGVARLADAELDRIANAW, encoded by the coding sequence ATGTCGTCGTTGGTTCGTTGGACCCTTGGAGCCCTTTTGGTCCTCTTCGCGCGCCCCGTGGATGCGCAGCGGGACCGCCCCGTGGAATGCGAGCGCATCCAGTGCGTGATGGCGCCCTGTCCGCAGCCGCCGTGCGGACGTCCCGTGCTGGACGGACGCGTCGTGCGCACGTCGCGCGAGGTGAAGGTGCGCCTCGAGGGGCGCGTGCTGCGCTACGAAGTCACCGAGCGCTGGACCAACCGCGGGCATCGCATCGGCGAGGCCGACTATGTGCTGCCATTGCCGCGCGGCGCCGCGTTCGAGGACCTGGCGCTGGAGATCGACGGCGAGATGGTGCGCGGCGAGACGCACGGCGCCGGCGAGGCGCGACGCATCTATGAAGAGATCGTGCGCCGCCAGCGGGATCCCGCCTTGGTGGAGTGGATGGATATGGGCGTGCTCCGCACGCGCATCTTCCCCATTCAGCCAGGCGAGACGCGCACGGTGGTCGTGCGCTTCCGCGCCGTGGCGGAGCGGGAAGGCAACGCGCTTCGCGTGGATGTGCCGGCCCCGCGCGGCGATGGTGCTGAAGGGCGCGGCACCACGCTGGTAATGGAGGTGCCCGATGCCGCGGAGTTCGGCGAGATTTGGTCGCCGACGCACGCAGCGACGACTGGACGCCTGGCGATGCGCCGCACGGTGCGCGTCGAGGACGCCGTGGGCACGGTGACCTTGCTGGTGCCTGTGCGCTCCAGTGCCGGTGCGAGCATCAACGTGTTGGCGCACGCACCGGCGCGGCACGATGGCTACGTGTTGATCACGTTGTCGCCGCCGACCACGCGTCGTGCCGCCACACCGCGCGATGTGACCTTCGTGCTCGACGTGTCGGGTTCGATGAGCGGCGAGAAGCTCGCGCAGGCCAAGGCGGCGGGCCGCCAGCTGCTCAACTCGTTGGGCCGCGCGGACCGCTTCCGGCTCGTCGCCTTCTCGGGCGACGTGCAGGAGTACGCCGATGGCTGGACCGCGGCGACGCGCGAGGCGCGGCGTGACGCTGAGGATTGGCTCGATGGACTGAGCGCCGGCGGCGGCACGAACATCCAGGGTGCGCTGCAGCGTGCATTGGAAACGAACGTGCCGAACGGCCGACTTGGGCTCGTGTTGTTCCTGACCGATGGTGCGCCGACGGTTGGTGAGCGGCGCGCGGAACGCCTGGCGTCGCAGGCCGCCGAGCGTCGCGATGGGCAGCGGGTGTTCACCTTCGGACTCGGCGCCGATGTGAATGCGGCGCTCCTGGAGCGGCTGGCGCTCGATGGTGCCGGCACCGCGCACTTCGTACGGCCTGACGAGGACGTGGAGCGCGTGGTCGGCGTCGTGGCGCAGCGGTTGACGGACCCCGTCGCCACGGACCTGCGCATTCGCGCCGACGGCGTGACGCTGCACGCCGTACAGCCGGCGGGCACGATCGATCTGTTCGCCGGGCAGGAGCTGACGATTCTCGCGCGGTATCGCGGCGATGCCAGCCGCGCGCGCGTGCACATCACGGGCCGCACGTCGCAGGGTCCGGTGTCGTGGACGACGACGGCAAGCTTTCCGGCGCGCCGCAGCGCGGATGCGTTCGTGGGACGGCTCTGGGCCACGCAGCGCGTGGGTTGGCTGAGTGCGGAACGTCGCCGCGGTGGCGCGACGTCCGAGCTCGACGCCGAGATCCGTTCGCTCGGCGAGCGCTGGGGCATCCCGACGGAACTGACGTCGTACCTCGTGCTGGAACCGGGGATGGTCGCGCAGGCCCCTGGGCGGCGTGACGCGGTGCAGCCGGTGTTGCGCGCGGCACCCTCCGTCGCAGGAGCGTCGACGGCCAACGGTAGTGCTGGCAGCGGTGCATCGTTGGCGACGCGTGCGGCCGCGCCCGCCTCGCAGCCCGCCGCGACCGAGTTCGAGCGCGCCAAGGCCGCAGCGGAGATGCGCTCGGCTCGCTCCGAGGCCGCGGCCGACATGGCGCTGGCCGATGCTGGATTGCGACGCGCGGGCCAGCGGCTGTTCGCCCTGCGCGACTCGATCTGGGTGGACAGCCGCGAGGCGGCAGCGAATGCGCGTCGGGTGAGCGTGCAGCCCTATTCGGCCGCATACTTTGCCCTGATGGAGCGCATCCCGGAACTTCGCGCGGTGTTTGCCCTGGGCGATCGGCTCGAGGTGCACGCCACCGGCATCACGCTGCTGCTTGAGTCGAGCGGCGTGGCGCGGCTGGCGGATGCCGAGCTCGATCGCATCGCCAACGCTTGGTGA
- a CDS encoding M20/M25/M40 family metallo-hydrolase, translating into MPTIRLTYLALLAFLAATTLGAQRPGEPVFPFSTEERYDASRVAPYSGRHEAIYRHIDANLDAHLANIQRWIRQPSISAQSVGITEMATLLRDDLRALGFKETALIPTDGHPGVWGYYDAGAAHTLVVYMMYDVQPVEENWRVPPFAAELVDTEHGQALMGRGATNQKGPERAFLNAISSIIAVDGKLPVNLMVLAEGEEELGSPHYPQLVDRFEARLRTADGVFFPFNAQAPDGSMAMSLGVKGILYMEMESRGGSWGGPTRAEIHGSYKVIVDAPAWRLTQALASLTSRDGNTIVVPNYYDGIRPPTLEEQRLINALAAAGGEESGNRALSVDRYIDGLRGRDLLVRQFYHPTLNINGIASGYAGEGTKTILPHQAIAKVDSRLPIGLSPDSALARIKRHLVAGGFGDIEIRQLSGYPAAQTSVEAPIIQAALSVYRKYGVTPTLSPRLAGSAPFYQFTERLRLPLLFSGMGYGTGAHAPNELMLVRPKAGSKVAGLAEIEKSYVDLLFSLRDAAASARR; encoded by the coding sequence ATGCCCACGATCCGCCTCACGTATCTCGCGCTGCTCGCCTTCCTCGCCGCCACGACGCTCGGGGCCCAGCGCCCTGGCGAGCCGGTCTTCCCGTTCAGCACCGAGGAGCGCTACGACGCCTCACGTGTTGCGCCGTATAGCGGCCGGCACGAGGCGATCTATCGGCACATCGACGCGAACCTCGACGCGCATCTTGCGAACATCCAGCGCTGGATTCGACAGCCGTCGATCTCAGCCCAGAGCGTCGGGATCACCGAGATGGCGACCCTGCTGCGCGATGACCTGCGCGCGCTTGGGTTCAAGGAAACTGCATTGATCCCGACCGACGGGCATCCCGGCGTCTGGGGCTACTACGATGCCGGCGCAGCGCACACGCTGGTCGTCTACATGATGTACGACGTGCAGCCGGTGGAGGAGAATTGGCGCGTGCCGCCGTTCGCTGCGGAGCTGGTGGACACGGAGCACGGTCAGGCGTTGATGGGTCGCGGCGCGACCAACCAGAAAGGACCCGAGCGCGCGTTCCTGAATGCGATCAGCTCCATCATTGCCGTCGATGGCAAGCTGCCGGTGAACCTGATGGTGCTGGCGGAGGGCGAGGAGGAACTGGGCTCGCCGCACTATCCGCAGCTGGTCGATCGCTTCGAGGCGCGACTCCGCACCGCGGACGGGGTCTTCTTCCCGTTCAACGCCCAGGCGCCGGACGGATCGATGGCGATGTCCCTGGGCGTGAAGGGCATCCTGTACATGGAGATGGAGTCGCGCGGCGGGAGTTGGGGCGGCCCGACGCGCGCCGAGATCCACGGGTCGTACAAGGTGATCGTGGATGCGCCCGCCTGGCGGCTCACGCAGGCGCTGGCGTCGCTCACCAGCCGCGACGGCAACACCATCGTCGTGCCCAACTACTACGACGGCATCCGGCCGCCCACGCTCGAGGAGCAGCGCTTGATCAATGCGCTGGCCGCCGCCGGCGGCGAGGAGAGCGGCAACCGCGCGCTCAGTGTGGATCGCTACATCGATGGACTCCGTGGTCGCGACCTGCTGGTGCGGCAGTTCTACCACCCCACGCTGAACATCAACGGCATCGCCTCGGGCTACGCCGGCGAAGGCACCAAGACCATCCTCCCGCACCAAGCCATCGCCAAGGTGGACTCACGCTTGCCGATCGGACTGTCACCTGACTCCGCGCTGGCGCGCATCAAGCGTCACCTCGTGGCCGGCGGGTTCGGCGACATCGAAATCCGCCAGCTGTCGGGCTATCCCGCGGCGCAGACGTCGGTCGAGGCACCCATCATCCAGGCCGCGCTATCCGTGTACCGGAAGTACGGCGTGACGCCGACGCTCTCCCCACGCCTCGCCGGCAGCGCCCCGTTCTACCAGTTCACGGAGCGGCTCCGCCTGCCGCTGCTCTTCAGCGGCATGGGCTACGGCACCGGGGCGCACGCGCCGAATGAGTTGATGCTCGTGCGCCCGAAGGCCGGCTCGAAGGTGGCGGGGCTCGCCGAGATCGAGAAGAGTTATGTGGACCTGCTCTTCTCACTGCGCGATGCAGCCGCCTCGGCCCGCCGCTAG